In Streptomyces ambofaciens ATCC 23877, a single genomic region encodes these proteins:
- a CDS encoding RidA family protein, translating into MERTAVNPVPWSLELGFHQGELVSGHTRTLYCSGQTAMSAHGEPLHDGDMAAQLVLSLDNLEAVLGAAGMTLANLVRLNVYTTDVDGLFPHYGVLASRLGAAGVAPATTMLGVTRLAVPGQMVELEGTAVA; encoded by the coding sequence GTGGAACGAACGGCGGTCAACCCGGTGCCGTGGTCGCTGGAGCTGGGATTCCACCAGGGTGAGCTCGTCTCCGGGCACACCCGGACCCTGTACTGCTCCGGGCAGACCGCGATGAGCGCCCACGGCGAACCCCTGCACGACGGCGACATGGCCGCGCAGTTGGTGCTGAGCCTCGACAACCTGGAGGCCGTGCTCGGCGCGGCCGGTATGACGCTCGCGAACCTGGTCCGGCTCAACGTCTACACCACCGACGTCGACGGTCTGTTCCCGCACTACGGCGTGCTGGCGTCGCGGCTGGGAGCCGCCGGGGTGGCCCCGGCCACCACGATGCTCGGGGTGACGCGGCTGGCGGTGCCGGGCCAGATGGTCGAGCTCGAGGGGACGGCAGTCGCGTGA
- a CDS encoding helix-turn-helix transcriptional regulator, protein MRADRLVSLVLLLRQRGRLTADTLARELEVSTRTVLRDIEALSAAGVPVYAERGRHGGFALLPGFRTELTGLNHEEALALLTAGSGRGEQAFGLGSALASAMRKVVDALPESHRATASDAVRRILVEPETDLLSRRPVTEEVPDRTMTEIRRAVLTGHRLRIHYTAVDRPPRWRTVDPIGLVTVRDRGYLLATRSGADRTYRLSRISAAEELPEPARRPDQVDLERVWRERCARFLSGDHVAVSLRLNPERREDLLRTAVAVRVAEPEADGRLRLEATFQDLRHAEWALWQLATDAEALAPDSLRAALRARAAAMATRYGGPS, encoded by the coding sequence ATGCGCGCCGATCGGCTGGTCTCGCTGGTGCTGTTGCTCCGTCAGCGCGGTCGGCTGACCGCGGACACCCTGGCCCGCGAGCTGGAGGTGTCCACCCGTACCGTGCTGCGTGACATCGAGGCGCTGTCCGCGGCCGGCGTCCCGGTGTACGCCGAACGCGGTCGGCACGGCGGGTTCGCGTTGCTGCCCGGGTTCCGCACCGAGCTCACCGGACTGAACCACGAAGAGGCGCTCGCCCTGCTGACCGCCGGATCGGGACGCGGCGAGCAGGCGTTCGGCCTCGGCTCCGCGCTCGCGTCGGCCATGCGCAAAGTCGTCGACGCCCTGCCCGAGAGCCATCGGGCCACCGCGAGCGACGCCGTCCGGCGCATTCTCGTCGAGCCGGAGACCGACCTGCTCTCACGTCGGCCGGTCACCGAGGAAGTACCTGACCGGACGATGACCGAGATCCGGCGCGCGGTGCTCACCGGGCACAGGCTGCGCATCCACTACACGGCCGTGGACCGGCCGCCGCGGTGGCGCACGGTGGACCCGATCGGCCTGGTCACCGTACGCGACCGGGGCTACCTGCTGGCCACGAGGTCCGGCGCGGACCGTACCTACCGGCTGTCGCGGATCTCCGCCGCCGAGGAACTCCCCGAACCGGCCCGGCGACCCGACCAGGTGGACCTGGAGCGGGTCTGGCGGGAACGCTGCGCGCGGTTCCTCTCCGGTGACCACGTCGCCGTGTCGCTACGGCTGAACCCGGAGCGGCGGGAGGACCTGCTGAGGACCGCGGTGGCGGTCCGCGTCGCGGAACCCGAGGCGGACGGCCGGCTGCGGCTGGAGGCGACGTTCCAGGACCTACGGCATGCCGAGTGGGCGCTGTGGCAACTCGCCACGGACGCCGAGGCCCTGGCCCCCGACTCGTTGCGCGCCGCCCTGCGCGCGCGGGCCGCCGCGATGGCCACCCGTTACGGAGGGCCGTCGTGA
- a CDS encoding GNAT family N-acetyltransferase: protein MLPEAWHLTQDVDDFLARAGDFLRSRPALHNTVLTDIEKLRTHAAAGRGGEAAVLGRLESAGAVRAVFYRTPRGRLGLTALSAERADALAVHLAGLGHRPSTVIADHDTATAFAESWRRCTGAATALFWRTHLYRLGTLTPPQPPPQGRGRVTGEADREQVVSWCREFCVDVAEQSSIDLIDAGAWGDSRFGDRHFTFWETADGTPVSMAAATSLVGGMIRVDPVYTPAPVRGRGYAGAVTVEVSRAALAAGATDVVLYTDPGNPTSNALYQRIGYVRVADFAGYEFSSGTSRSG, encoded by the coding sequence ATGCTTCCGGAAGCCTGGCACCTCACCCAAGACGTCGACGACTTCCTCGCCCGGGCCGGAGACTTCCTGCGCTCGCGCCCCGCCCTGCACAACACCGTGCTCACGGACATCGAGAAACTGCGGACGCACGCGGCGGCCGGCCGAGGGGGCGAGGCCGCCGTACTCGGCCGACTGGAGTCGGCAGGCGCGGTCCGGGCGGTCTTCTATCGCACTCCGCGCGGCCGTCTGGGCCTCACCGCCCTGTCTGCCGAGCGGGCCGACGCACTCGCCGTCCACCTGGCCGGCCTCGGCCACCGTCCCTCCACCGTCATCGCGGACCACGACACCGCCACCGCCTTCGCCGAGTCGTGGCGACGGTGCACGGGTGCGGCGACGGCACTCTTCTGGCGGACACATCTGTACCGTCTCGGCACGCTCACCCCGCCGCAGCCGCCCCCGCAGGGCCGGGGCCGCGTCACGGGCGAGGCGGACCGTGAGCAGGTCGTGAGCTGGTGCCGTGAGTTCTGCGTCGACGTCGCAGAGCAGTCCTCCATCGACCTGATCGACGCCGGTGCCTGGGGCGACTCCCGTTTCGGCGACCGGCACTTCACGTTCTGGGAGACGGCGGACGGCACGCCCGTCTCGATGGCGGCCGCGACCTCGCTCGTCGGCGGCATGATCCGGGTGGACCCCGTCTACACCCCCGCCCCCGTGCGGGGCCGCGGCTACGCGGGGGCCGTGACGGTCGAGGTGAGCAGGGCCGCGCTGGCCGCGGGCGCCACGGACGTCGTCCTGTACACGGACCCCGGCAACCCCACCAGCAACGCCCTCTACCAGCGCATCGGGTACGTCCGCGTCGCCGACTTCGCCGGGTACGAGTTCTCCTCCGGAACGTCACGCAGCGGGTAG
- a CDS encoding GntR family transcriptional regulator → MPAPEPSVGRSVGSAGVRGTRGPSGASQAPVRQALSDSVYEDIKARVMDHEIAPGARVGIEALARTLDVSPTPVREALARLEADGLVVKRSLSGYRATELLTRQGVEELFEMRLLLETRAAALAALHADEGQLDAMEATLEAMQAHPGPGGPYASYRDFAALDQRFHDVVAAAAHRPLLADAVERLHAHLHIFRLNSVQDAGEPTLDEHERVVRAILRRRAERAAEAMAEHLTRSLERQLSRFSP, encoded by the coding sequence ATGCCGGCACCCGAGCCGTCCGTCGGCCGTTCCGTCGGCTCGGCCGGGGTGCGCGGGACCCGAGGGCCGAGCGGGGCGTCGCAGGCGCCGGTCCGCCAGGCCCTGTCCGACAGCGTGTACGAGGACATCAAGGCCCGTGTCATGGACCACGAGATCGCCCCGGGGGCCCGGGTCGGCATCGAGGCCCTGGCCCGTACGCTCGACGTCTCGCCGACCCCCGTGCGCGAGGCGCTGGCCCGGCTGGAGGCCGACGGCCTGGTCGTCAAGCGCTCACTGTCCGGATACCGAGCGACCGAACTGCTGACGCGCCAGGGGGTGGAGGAGCTGTTCGAGATGCGTCTGCTGCTGGAGACGCGCGCCGCGGCGCTGGCCGCCCTGCACGCGGACGAAGGACAGCTCGACGCCATGGAGGCGACGCTGGAGGCCATGCAGGCCCACCCCGGCCCCGGCGGTCCGTACGCCTCCTACCGGGACTTCGCCGCTCTCGACCAGCGTTTCCACGACGTCGTCGCCGCGGCCGCGCACCGGCCGCTCCTCGCGGACGCGGTGGAGCGGCTCCACGCGCATCTGCACATCTTCCGGCTGAACAGCGTCCAGGACGCGGGCGAGCCGACCCTGGACGAGCACGAGCGGGTGGTGCGGGCGATCCTGCGCCGCAGGGCCGAACGCGCGGCGGAGGCGATGGCCGAGCACCTCACCCGCAGCCTGGAGCGCCAGCTGAGCCGGTTCAGCCCGTGA